The Sediminicola sp. YIK13 genomic sequence CCATTTTTTCCCCAATCTTACGTTTTGTATTCCCACTAAAGGCAATGCCACCCTTGGCCATTTCAAAAAGTTTTTGGATTTTTTTCATCTCAGGAATACCAAAAAAATCGGTCCCCAAGAAATCAATTTTCATTTGAACCACAGTTTCACTGGTATTGCCAGTGAGTTTATCCGTAAAGCCGCAGTGCGGAAGATTGGAACCGATCAATATAAGGTCTCCATCGGTATAATAGGATACGTGGCTTCCAATTTGGCGCTTTCCACTACCCCCATTGACATATACCAGTTCTATTTCAGGATGATAATGCCAGATATGGTTTTTATTGGAAAGATTGGCATCAAATTTCTGATAGGTAAAAGAATGCCCAAAATCAGGTTCGATGGCTTCGAATGCAGGTTTCTGTTTCATCATAGAATTCACTTTCATTGTAAATTTAGATAAGGTATTCATCTCAATTCAAAACAAAATTACCTAAAATATGTGCTGGATTAACAATTACTATGTTATGCTTGTGTTAAAGGGGTAAAATAGCACATAAATAGGAGAAATGAGGTGTAGTGGGGGGAAGTGTATGGCCGTAAATTTGTGGTATAGATGAATTAGTAATCTTAAAATCTAAGAAATTATGAAAAAAGCATTGAATATTACAGCAGTATTGGCCTTTATGTTAACTACAGTAGTAAGTACGGCCAAAGAAGTTAAAACGGGTTCAGATGAAAATAATGAGGTAAAACCTTTAGTTCTTAATCTGGATGCAAATGAAATCATTAAACCAACTTTCCGTACAAAAGGAAAAATGGTATATATGAACCACTTGAACCTTGACGGTAAAAAAGTAGAGGTAAGGGTTCAAGATGATTCAGGGAATGTAATTTATACAACTACCTTCAACGAGTCAGTAATTGTAGAAAAAGCATTTAATTTTGAACAAGCAGATGCAGGTCTTTACAAGGTAATCCTTAAGGAAGGTAATAAGACGTATTACGAGAATGTTCTTGTAAAATAGTTTAGTTTAGAGTCAGTTAATTTTATTCCAAAAAAAAGGGGCTAGTTAGCCCCTTTTTTATTGGATGATATCCACCCATTAATTTTTTCTTCCAATAGGGCCAAAGGAACACATCCTGTTTCCAAAACTTGGTTGTGGAATTCTTTAATATTAAAATCTTTTCCCATTTCCCTTTCTGCTCTTGCGCGTAGTTCCAATATTTTAAGTTGCCCTATCTTATAGGAAAGCGCCTGACCTGGATTGGCCATATAGCGTTCTATTTCTGACGTAATTGCTTCTTCAGATTCTGCTTCATTATCCAATGAGTATTTAATGGCCTGTTCCCTAGTCCAATCTTTGGCATGAAGTCCAGTGTCCACGACCAGCCTCACTGCCCTATGCATTTCTGCCCCTAGCATTCCAAAATACTGGTAGGGATCTTGGTATAGTCCCAATTCTTTGCCCAAAGACTCTGTATACAAGGCCCACCCTTCACCATAAGCACTGTACCAAAGGGTTTTTCTGAATTTAGGCAAATCCTCGTTCTCCTGTGTCAGGGAAATTTGAAAGTGGTGTCCAGGAATGGCCTCGTGCAAGAATAAATCTTCATCAGAGTACATATTATATTTCGTTACATCTGGGATGGGGACATAGAATACTCCTGGTCTAGTGCCGTCCAAAGATCCAGGATTGTATTCGGCACTGGCAGAAGCCTCTCTAAATGCTTCGGTACGGCGGATCTCAAATGGAGTTTTAGGTTGATGTTCAAATAGCTGATCCACTTGTGGCTTCATTTTCTCATGAATGGCTTTAAAATTATCTATGACCTGCTGTGGGTCAGTAAAAGGCATCAATTCTTTCTTATTTCTGACATAATCAAAGAAAGCCTTAAGAGTACCGTCAAAACCAACTTGCTGTTTTACTTTCTCCATTTCCATAGAAATGCGTTCTACTTCATCCAACCCTATTTGGTGGATTTCTTCGGCCGTCATATCTGTTGTTGTATACAGCTTTATGGAATAATCATAATAGGCCTTTCCATCTGGTGTAGCTTCGATTCCACTAGTCGTACGGCCAGCGGCAAGATATTCCGTACCCATAAAATCATATAGTTTTTGATAGGCGGGAATAATCTTCTCTTTTATCATCACGGTATACGCATCCGTAAGTCTCTTTTTGTCCACATCATTGAAATCGTCCGGGAATTTCTTTACCGGTGCGAAAAATAAATGTTGATCAAGGTCTTTGGTTGTTAATGTTTCCAATTGTGGCACCACCTTTTGGATCAAGGATTTAGGAAGCACATACCCTTTTTCTATCCCTTCTCTCATACGCTCTTCAGCAGTGGCCATCCAAACGACATAACTATCCAGTCTCTTTAGCCAATTCTCGTAATCTTTTACTGTCTTGAATGGCTGTGCACTTGTACCTCCGGCATATTGGCCCATGGTCAATTGTACGGTCCACATTTGATTGATGGGAGTTAGGTCTTCCCTAAACTCCATACGTTCTAAATTCCTGTTACATTCCCATTCCAAGATAGCCTTGCTCATTTTTTCACTATCGGAAAGCGCTGTGTCCTGAATAGTGCCCAATGCATCCTTATATTTTTGGTAATATGCTTTTTCCATTGCCTTATAATCCTCCGTCAGGTTGTTCAGGAAAATATCATTGTATCTATTGTCACCCTCCGAGGTGGCTTTAAGGGGATATAATTTTAATCCATCTTCGTGATAGTTGTTCAATAAAGTTCCAAAAGCCTCGTTTTTGGCCATAGCATCTTCTTTTAATGGTTCTGGTTTGTTTTTACAGGCGGTCAATGCAAGGATCCCAAAGATTAGGATAAGATATTTCTTCATGGTACTTTTTATTTACAGATGGATTCTTTTATAAAATTATGGTAATTTCAATAAAATTTAAGCGTAAAATAGGGTTGCCCTACTGGGTAACGGTACTATGCCCAAATATTGGCTTTAGTTATAAGTGCTTTTCTAAACTTTCTCTCTTTTTTAAGGGTAAAGCCGGGTTGTTTATGGCAAGTTGTAGCAGCTCACGGGATTTTACTTTGGCGAACAAAAGGTCGTAAAACTGTTGGGTGGTTAAGCTGTTTTCAGATTGTTTTACCAAGACCATGCTGTCCCCTTTAGAAACCAAGCCCTCCTCCAGAACTCTTACATAGGTTCCAGGATGGGATCTATCAATAAATTGTTTTATAATGTTCTGGGTTTTGAATCGAATACCGAGTTTATAGCAAGGTTCTCTCGGTTGGGAAACCTGGACCAATGCGCTACCAATCCTATAAATATCACCAATGCGTAATTGGGATTCCTCCAATCCTTCAACAGTCAGGTTTTCACCAAACATCCCCCAATCCCAGTCCAGGGTAGGGTATAATTGTTTCCAATATGCATATTCTTCGACAGAAAAAAGGTAACAGGCCTTATCCGTGCCGCCATGGTGCTTTCTATCCACAACTGTATCATTTCCTACATCAGTTTTCCCTAGAAAAATAGGTTCTGCTGACGGCGTTTTGAAAATCCCTGTTTTTTCTTCCTTTCCATGCCATGTAATAATGGTGCCCTTACTTATATTGGTCGCAATTACTTTCATTGGAAATTAGTATTGATTCTCTTTGTTAGGAATACGTGTTTTTTAAACTGTACCTTAAAGTTACTAAAACTGCAGATACCATAAAGCCCAAAACATTAATACAAATTGCAGTGGAATACGAAATACCAAGACCCATACAGGGATACCTGCACCGGCTTTTTTTCCAGATAGCATGTAAAAATGGACCAGTAAGAATACGGCAAGCATAGCTACAATTCCAAAGATGGAAAGATCTTTTGTTTCTTCAAAACAGAGTCCTATTGCCAATATAATCTCAGCAATTCCACTCAAGTACACCAATAATTTATGGTGTGGAAGATATCTGGGCATTATTCTTAAATAAGCCTTTGGTTTTATAAAATGCATGATGCCCGCAAAAAAATACATCGCGGCCATTAGATACAGATGCCATGGGTAAATCATGGGATGAATATAACAATAAAAAAGGGACTACTTTTCAAAGTAGTCCCTTTTTTTCTATACCATTAAAAGCTGCTTACTTGATGATTTCGTAACTCCTTTTGATAAAGTTGGTAAGTTCCTCACCTTTAAGCAATCCTTTGGACAAACGAGCCAGATCCAGGGATTGATTGATCAATCGCTCTTTCTTCTTTGCCGTTTTTGTATTTAGGATCTCATTTACAAGATCGGAATTGGTGTTTACAATCAGATTGTACATTTCTGGCATATTGCTCATTCCAAACATTCCGCCTCCACCGGTCTGTTGCATTTCTTTCATCCTTCTTAAAAACTCTGGTTCAGTAATAATGAATGGTGCCGCAGCACTATCCATTGCCTCCAATTGAACGGTATAGCTTTTATTTTGGATGACCTCTTCCAATACAGTCTTTAATTGCTCTTTTTCCTCCTCGGATAATTTGGAGATTTGTGTATCCTCTTTTTTAATCAAGTTGTCCAAATGATCGGCATCAACCCTTGCAAAGGATACATTTTCTTTGGAAGTCTCTAATTTCTGCATCAAGTGCGATACAATTGGAGAATCTAACAATAAGACCTCAAAACCTCTGGCTTTGGCAGTTTCTATATAACTGTGTTGTGCTTCTTTGTTGGATGCATAAAGGATTACCAATTTACCATCCTTATCGGTATGGTTGTCCTTTATTTTTTCTTGTAACTCTTCGAAAGTAAAGAATTTGCCATCCACAGTTGGATAGAGCGCAAATTTGTCTGCCTTTTCGAAGAATTTATCTTCTGATAGCATCCCGTACTCAATCACGATCTTGATATCGTTCCATTTGGCCTCAAAATCCTCTCTATTGTTCTTGAACAGGGAGGATAGCTTATCCGCCACTTTTCTAGTGATGTATGACGCTATCTTCTTAACTGCACCATCTGCCTGCAAGTAAGAGCGGGAAACGTTCAAAGGAATATCCGGTGAATCGATAACTCCTCTCAACATGGTAAGGAATTCTGGGACGATACCTTCTACATTATCCGTAACAAATACCTGGTTTTGGTATAACTGAATACGATCTTTTTGAACGTTGAGGTCGTTTGTCAATTTAGGGAAGTATAGAATACCCGTAAGGTTAAAAGGATAATCTACATTCAAATGTATGTGGAAAAGGGGCTCTTCAAATTGCATTGGATATAGTTCCCTATAAAACCCTTTGTAATCCTCATCTTTTAAATCGGCCGGCATTTTGGTCCAGGCTGGATTTGGATTGTTGATGATGTTGTCCACCTCTTGGGTAGGAGCCTTGTCTTCTTCTTTTGCACCTTCTGGTTTGGGAAGGGTTTCTGTTTTGGTTCCAAACTTAATCGGAACCGGCATAAACTTGTTGTATTTGCTCAAAAGCTCAGAGATCCTGTTCTTTTCCAAGAACTCTGTAGAGTCCTCTGCAATATGAAGGATAATTTCCGTTCCGCGCTCAGTTTTATCACTTGGTTCTAGGATAAAGTTAGGAGAACCGTCACAGGTCCAATGGGCCGCTGGCTCATCTTTATAGCTCTTGGTGATGATCTCTACTTTTTCTGCCACCATAAAGGCTGAGTAAAAACCTAGACCGAAATGACCAATGATTCCAGAATCCTTTGCAGAATCCTTGTACTTGTCCAAAAATTCCTCGGCGCCTGAAAAGGCTACCTCATTGATATATTTCTGGACCTCTTCTTCGGTCATTCCCAAACCTTGATCGATAATATGGAGCTTTTTCCCTTCTTTATCAATTTTGATTTCAATGATTGGGTTGCCATATTCCACTTTCGTCTCACCTATCGTTGTAAGGTGCTTTAACTTTAAAGTTGCATCTGTGGCATTTGACACCAATTCCCGTAAAAATATTTCGTGATCGCTGTATAAGAATTTCTTAATCAACGGAAATATGTTTTCAACGGACACATTAATCTTACCTGTAGCCATATTTTGAAATAGTTTTAAATTTTATGTAGAACCTATGTCAAAAAAAATACCATACTGTGTATTAGTGACAAACTGACACATAGCGAAGGGTGAATATGGCCATTCAAAAACATTAACAAATTATTTTGTTTAATTATTATTGTAAATAAGTAAACAAGTATTATCTTTGAAGTGTTACAGGGAAAAAATGCTATGAAAAAGAATTATTTCTGTAACAAGTTTGTTTATTTATTGGTTAGGTTGTTTAAAAAGCGTGTTCACTCGAACACGCTTTTTTTGTGCATGTGTATCATTTCATATATGTTTAACACATTTCTGTTTAAATAATAGTATTTTTGTATAAACAAAATAACATCCTTATGCCAGCAAAAGCGAATACTAAGAAAATAACAGAAGATGCCATTATAGGTGCTTATATGGATTATGTTCTTGAGCATGAAGTAGTGCCCAAGTCCATCTACAAATTCTGTAAGGACAATAAAATAAAGGAAGAAGAATTTTATAAATTTTTCGGATCTGTGGAAGGCTTGCAGAAGGCAATTTGGTTAACCTTCTACAAGAATACAGAAGCCTTGATAAATAAGAATGAAGATTTTGGTTCTTTTTCCAACAAGGACAAAATGCTTACTTTCTTCTTTACCTTTTTTGAATTGTTGACCCTCAATAGAAGTTACGTGCTTTTTACATTGAATGAAAATAAGAACATGCTTAAGAACATGGAACAATTAAAGGGCCTTCGACAGCATATAAAATCGTTCGCAACGGATTTGATAGAAGAGGGGAATGCCAATAAGACTTCCAAACTAACACAACATCCTCCTAAATTATTCTCTGAAGGGGCCTGGCTACAATTCCTTTTTCTTTTGAAATTCTGGATGGATGATTCTTCTCCTGCATTCGAAAAAACAGACCTGGCCATTGAAAAGTCGGTAACCACCATTTTTGATGTTTTTGACAACACCCCTTTGGAAAACATCTTGGACTTTGGAAAATTTCTGTACAAAGAGAACTTTTCATAACTGCACCTTAGATTCAAAGTTGTATTCCTAACCCCTCGGCTTTAAAAGGCCTTTAAAACATATTGCATGAAAACATTGGATAGAATTCCTACCGGAAAAATAGAAAGAGCTGGAAAATTGGTTAAAACTGGGGTAAAAGTCGGGGGAAACTATATGAAGTATTACAGCAAAAAGTTAGTGGATCCATCAATGACCAAGGACGAGCTTAATGAAGATAATGCGGGCGATATATACGATGGCTTAAAGAGCTTAAAGGGGAGTGCCCTAAAGGTCGCCCAAATGTTGAGTATGGAGAAAAGCCTTTTGCCCAGTGCGTATGTGGAGAAATTCTCTCTATCTCAATTTTCAGTACCCCCCTTGTCGGCACCGTTGGTGAGAAAGACGTTTAAAAAATATTTGGGGAAATACCCCGAGGAGATTTTCGACGAATTTGAAAAAGATTCAATTAATGCCGCGAGCATTGGGCAGGTCCATAAGGCGGTAAAGGACGGTAAGAAATTAGCGGTCAAAATTCAGTATCCAGGCGTGGCCGAAAGTATCAGTAGTGATCTGGCATTAGTGAAGCCAGTAGCGATCAGAATGTTCAATTTAAAAGGAAATGATTCTGACAAATATTTCAAGGAAGTTGAAAATAAATTAATAGAAGAGACCAATTACATATTGGAACTGCAGCAAAGTAGGGAAATTACGGAAGCCTGTGGCAACATCCCCAATATGGAGTTTCCAAAATATTATGAAGAACTTTCAAGTGAACGGATACTCACTATGGATTGGATGCATGGCAAACACCTGAGTGAGTTTACAAAAACCGATTTCGATGAAGGTTTGGGAAATACCTTGGGACAGGCCCTTTGGGATTTCTATATGTTCCAAATCCATGGCTTGAGAAAGGTACATGCCGACCCACATCCCGGTAATTTTTTGGTCAGTGAAAGGGCAACCTTGATCGCTATAGATTTTGGCTGTATCAAAGAGGTGCCCAATGAATTTTATATCCCCTATTTTGAGCTTGCCAAAAAAGAAAATATAGAGAATGACGCTATTTTTATGGAAAAGCTTTACGAATTGGAAATCCTATCGGAGTCCGATTCTCCAGAGGAATTGAAATTCTTTAAGGCACTGTTCAAGGAATTGTTGACCATTTTTACATTACCCTTTAATGAAGAGCACTTTGATTTTGGGGCTGATGAATTCTGGACTAAAATCGCCAATTTAAGCGAACGATATTCCAAGGATCCCCAGATAAGAAAAATGAACGGAAACCGTGGGTCCAAACATTTTCTGTATCTAAACAGAACCTTTTTTGGGCTGTACAATTTACTTCATGATCTCAAGGCCAAGGTAGTGGTCAATAATTTCAGACAATACATATAAAAAAAGCCCCGATTTAAATCGGGGCTTTTTTTTAATCTTTTCCCATCAGAGGGGCTTCTATAATTTCTTCTTTTTGTTTTACATATTTTTCCAGCCACTGGTCCTGTTCCCAAAGTAGGTGCAAGATGCTTTCTTTGGCCCTGTAGCCATGACTTTCCTTTGGTAGCATTACCAATCGTACGGTTGCCCCCAGGCCTTTTAGGGCGTTGAAATAACGTTCACTCTGCATAGGGTACGTCCCAGAATTATTGTCTGCCTCCCCATGGGTCAATAATAATGGGGTTTTCATTTTATCGGCATGCATAAAGGGCGACATGGTGTAATACACTTCTGGAGCTTCCCAATAGTTCCGTTCTTCGCTCTGGAACCCAAAAGGGGTCAGCGTTCTATTGTAGGCACCACTTCTGGCAATCCCTGCCGCAAATAGATCGGAATGGGAAAGTAGGTTGGCCACCATAAAAGCACCATAACTGTGTCCGCCAACGGCCACTTTTGTTCTGTCTATATATCCCATGTCATCAACAGCATCTATGGCTGCCTTGGCATTGGCTACCAACTGGGTCCTAAACGTGTCGTTTGGTTGTGCGTCTCCCTCACCAATGATAGGAAAGGCGGCATCATCCAAAACTACATACCCTTTGGTGACCCAATAAATAGGAGATCCCCAACTTGGGTAGGTAAATTCATTAGGGTTTTGGGTATTCTGTGAGGCACTGTTCTTGTCCTTATATTCTCTGGGATAGGCCCATAAAATCATTGGCATTTTTTCTTTTTTTGTCTTGTCATATCCAACAGGTAGGTACAAGGTCCCCGTTAATTCCAAGCCATCTTCTCTTTTATAGGTAACCACCTCCTTGTGTACATTTTGTATACTTTTGAAAGGGTTTTCAAAAAAGGTGAGCTGCTGTGGCGCCTTTTTGCGTATAAGGTTTTTGTAGTAGTAATTTGGATATTCGCTTTTAGATTCAATGCGCACCAGGAGCTGGTCCTTTTCCGGATGGTATTCCACTAAAGTCTCTTTTTTGTCCGTTAGGGTAGATTGGTAAAGACGGGATTTTGCTTGAGAAATCAAGTTGATTTTATCCACGAATGGGAACTGTCCTTTTTCTGAAAATCCGTCACCCATCAGAAATGCGTTGTTCTTACTGTCCAAGGCCAGCACATTTACCCCATACTCATTCCTTCTGGTCACAAATTCCCCTGGATCGTTGTATACGTCTTGGTAATTACGGTCTGAAATTATTATTGGCGTTTTGGAGGCATTGGAGGGATCAAAAACATAGGCCTTTGTATTTCTTGTATTCCACCAACGGTCGTAAGCAATAGCTATTCCATCATTGCCCCACTGTACTCCTCTGAACCTATTAATGGTCTTCAGTAGGCTTTTGCCTTCTCCTTTAAAAGGGGCTTCTAATTGAAATATCTCGTCCCTAAAAGCCACTTCGTTTTCAGGATCTCCTCCATCCAATACCTGGGCATAAATTAAGGTGGCAGGTTTGTCATTTCTCCAGCTGATATCCCTCATTCCGGTGCGTTCTGCCATAAATCCCTGGGGAAGATCCTCGATCAAAGGCACTTTTAGTATTTCATGTACCAAGCTGCCATCGTTCTTGTAAATAGTAGTGGTAGATGGGAATCTGTAATAGGGAACCAAATAAGAAAAGGGTCGGTCTATTGTCTCAGCCATAATATAAGAACCGTCTGGGGAAAAACTTAAAGAACTGTACATATCAGGGCCTTTCCATAAGGAGGCATTTCCGTTGAGGTCTACCTTGTGCAATTCCGATAGGGCCAGTTGTTCAAAGTTAAATTCGTCATTCGGATTTTTCAACAGATCCTGGTAGGTCCTATTCTGTGCCTTTTTTCCGTCATTTGAAGAAATGGTAGGTCCAACGGGAACGGCCTCACTAACATTGATCAATGGTTTTCTAGCGGACGGAAGCATTTTCACCAAGATGGAATTTCCATCCTTGAACCAGTTGATAACGTCCCTCATGTTGGCATTTACATTGGCCTGGGTGATTTTTTTAACCGAAGCTTTTTCCAAATCCAAAATCCATATTTCAACGCCGGTTTTTGTTGTATTGGTCACCGCAATTTTGGATTGGTCCGGAGACCAGCTGAAATTTGCCAGCCTTGGGTTTTCAGGCAGTCCACTCACCTGCGTTTCTTGAGAAGCAGAAGTAGGCTTTATTTTTATATTATTGTAGTAATTGGTGCGGCTTCCAATATTCGTTTTTGGGTTGATACGGAGTCCGGCCAGTCTCAATTCGTCTTCAGAAAGTTCTTCGATGGTCTTATATGCATCCCTGTAGAGCATTACCATATGTTTGCCATTATCCGTAATCAGTACGGTTGGCGCCAAGGGGGCGTCAACTAATTTTAATATTTCCTCCGAAGGTTTCTGGTACGTTAGGCTTTCCTGTGAATGTCCGGAGAAAACGAGGAACATCAAAAGTAAGGGTAAGAATTTTTTCATGTATTAAATTTTAAGTTGGTATAATAGTGTGAGCAGCGAAAGTGCTACCATGTAATTATCCGTCAATGTACTAAAATACGTAGCCTTTAAATGTTGTAAAAACGTTAAAACAGGGTAATGCGGTTGAAATTCACGATTAGCCATGCGGAACAATGAAAATTTAAACCGACTTTATTTTTTATCTTTTATATGGATTACCGTCAATCTTTATTATCTTGACAAACGGATATAGAAAAGCTTCATATTACCGAAAAAACTAACAAACCTTAAAATGTACAATTCAAAAATTATAGGATTAGGGTACTATGTACCAGAAAATGTGGTGACTAATGATGATCTTTCCAAGCTTATGGATACCAATGATGCTTGGATTCAAGAACGCACGGGAATCCAAGAGCGTAGACATGTTATCAAAGGTGAGGATACCACCACTTCTATGGGGGTAAAAGCCGCTAAGGTGGCCATTGAACGGGCTGGAATAGATAAAGATGATATTGATTTTATCATTTTTGCCACCCTAAGTCCAGATTACTATTTTCCTGGTCCAGGAGTTTTGGTACAGCGCGACCTAAATATTAAGACAGTGGGTGCATTGGACGTTCGTAACCAATGTTCGGGATTTGTCTATGCCCTATCCGTGGCAGATCAATATGTGAAAACCGGGATGTATAAGAATGTTTTGGTCATTGGTTCCGAACTGCACTCCCACGGTTTGGATATGACTACTAGGGGAAGGGGAGTTTCCGTTATTTTTGGGGATGGGGCAGGAGCCGCCATCATCAGTAGGGAAGAGGATACTTCCAAGGGGATATTATCAACCCACCTACATTCAGAAGGCCAACATGCAGAGGAATTATCCTTAATAGCTCCAGGAATGGGAAAACGTTGGGTCAACGATATCATTGCAGATAATGACCCTAATGATGAATCGTATTTTCCATATATGAACGGACAGTTCGTATTTAAAAATGCAGTGGTCCGTTTTAGTGAGGTAATCAATGAGGGGCTTGAAAAAAATAACCTAAAAACCACGGATATTGATATGTTGGTGCCCCACCAGGCAAACCTTCGTATTTCTCAGTTTATTCAAAAGAAGTTTGGATTATCAGACGATCAGGTTTTCAATAATATTATGAAATATGGGAATACTACTGCTGCTTCCATTCCTATTGCTTTGACCGAGGCTTGGGAGCAAGGCAAGATAAAAGAGGGAGATGTAGTGGTCCTTGCCGCTTTTGGTAGCGGATTTACCTGGGGCAGTGTCATTATTAAGTGGTAAGAATGCCATTGACTGTTTTCAGAGAGATAATAAAAAGAAAACCCGAAGCAGATGCTCCGGGTTTCTTCATTGATAAGCCATACTAAACACTAACCATTAACTATAAAAATATAGCCTTATCAATGACTTGATTTCGAATTAGTCCCTCCCAAGGGACGAAAATTTTATTAAAAATTAGGCAACGTTAACATTATTTAACACTGATATTAACATATGAAGAAAACACTTGTTTTTGGTGCATCATTAAAGCCCAATAGGTACAGTCATGTGGCTGTAAAACGCTTATTGGCCAATCAGATTGAAACAGAAGCTTTTGGACTTAAGGAAGGGCAAATCGACTCAGTTTCAGTAAAGACCGACCTTAAAAATATCAATGACATACATACGTTGACACTGTATATAGGACCAGAAAGACAGGAGTCTTACTATGACGGTATTTTGGCCCTTTCCCCAAAAAGGGTAATTTTTAATCCGGGCACGGAAAACCCAGAATTATACGATCTTTTAGAGAAAGAGGGAATAGAGGTAGAAGTGGCCTGTACCTTGGTGCTATTGGGAACTGGTCAGTATTAATTAATACCTGAATCAATTATTCCTTGATTCGAATCAGCCACAACCCGAAAAAGGTCAATAGGCCATTTATGGGCAGTAATTCGTAACCCACCGCATAACCCCCAATATATTCCATCGGGATA encodes the following:
- a CDS encoding alpha/beta hydrolase family protein, translating into MKKFLPLLLMFLVFSGHSQESLTYQKPSEEILKLVDAPLAPTVLITDNGKHMVMLYRDAYKTIEELSEDELRLAGLRINPKTNIGSRTNYYNNIKIKPTSASQETQVSGLPENPRLANFSWSPDQSKIAVTNTTKTGVEIWILDLEKASVKKITQANVNANMRDVINWFKDGNSILVKMLPSARKPLINVSEAVPVGPTISSNDGKKAQNRTYQDLLKNPNDEFNFEQLALSELHKVDLNGNASLWKGPDMYSSLSFSPDGSYIMAETIDRPFSYLVPYYRFPSTTTIYKNDGSLVHEILKVPLIEDLPQGFMAERTGMRDISWRNDKPATLIYAQVLDGGDPENEVAFRDEIFQLEAPFKGEGKSLLKTINRFRGVQWGNDGIAIAYDRWWNTRNTKAYVFDPSNASKTPIIISDRNYQDVYNDPGEFVTRRNEYGVNVLALDSKNNAFLMGDGFSEKGQFPFVDKINLISQAKSRLYQSTLTDKKETLVEYHPEKDQLLVRIESKSEYPNYYYKNLIRKKAPQQLTFFENPFKSIQNVHKEVVTYKREDGLELTGTLYLPVGYDKTKKEKMPMILWAYPREYKDKNSASQNTQNPNEFTYPSWGSPIYWVTKGYVVLDDAAFPIIGEGDAQPNDTFRTQLVANAKAAIDAVDDMGYIDRTKVAVGGHSYGAFMVANLLSHSDLFAAGIARSGAYNRTLTPFGFQSEERNYWEAPEVYYTMSPFMHADKMKTPLLLTHGEADNNSGTYPMQSERYFNALKGLGATVRLVMLPKESHGYRAKESILHLLWEQDQWLEKYVKQKEEIIEAPLMGKD
- a CDS encoding 3-oxoacyl-ACP synthase III family protein, translating into MYNSKIIGLGYYVPENVVTNDDLSKLMDTNDAWIQERTGIQERRHVIKGEDTTTSMGVKAAKVAIERAGIDKDDIDFIIFATLSPDYYFPGPGVLVQRDLNIKTVGALDVRNQCSGFVYALSVADQYVKTGMYKNVLVIGSELHSHGLDMTTRGRGVSVIFGDGAGAAIISREEDTSKGILSTHLHSEGQHAEELSLIAPGMGKRWVNDIIADNDPNDESYFPYMNGQFVFKNAVVRFSEVINEGLEKNNLKTTDIDMLVPHQANLRISQFIQKKFGLSDDQVFNNIMKYGNTTAASIPIALTEAWEQGKIKEGDVVVLAAFGSGFTWGSVIIKW
- a CDS encoding CoA-binding protein codes for the protein MKKTLVFGASLKPNRYSHVAVKRLLANQIETEAFGLKEGQIDSVSVKTDLKNINDIHTLTLYIGPERQESYYDGILALSPKRVIFNPGTENPELYDLLEKEGIEVEVACTLVLLGTGQY